One Sporomusaceae bacterium FL31 DNA window includes the following coding sequences:
- the mccB gene encoding cystathionine gamma-lyase, whose translation MEESTTRRQHGGGGNDGLVGDLSSENLETITGELADGIVSFAFHSRLSVLSTVFMLFGIGDHILTPQGDDDSNRQLKQVCRRWGISYDFVDTTDLAAIQRAVLCTTRAIVIKSPAQFGRLEDICSWAKKNDIISIVKHEFVTPQLQQSFEFGADIVYGETKFLTGQKPIEGGLILTKNRKLADQIDYFKNIVLNMLDPQDCWLTIHELKTFSARMSRARQSVQKISARLKNHPKIKAVYYPEFSDLPGLPEYELMNRHLASTGTVLFFEVETAALAQKILHKKLQWLDSIQIGLGKQDIFLRLSVGVEDPDDLLNDLFAAMEGL comes from the coding sequence TTGGAGGAATCCACTACGAGGCGGCAGCACGGAGGGGGAGGCAATGATGGTCTGGTTGGCGATCTGAGCTCGGAAAATCTTGAAACAATCACTGGTGAACTTGCAGACGGAATTGTCAGCTTTGCTTTTCATTCAAGGTTGAGTGTGCTGTCGACGGTGTTTATGCTATTTGGTATCGGGGATCATATTTTAACTCCGCAAGGGGACGATGACAGTAACCGGCAGCTGAAACAAGTATGTCGCCGATGGGGCATTAGTTACGATTTTGTAGATACAACTGATCTAGCAGCCATACAGAGAGCCGTATTATGTACTACAAGGGCTATCGTAATAAAAAGCCCGGCACAATTTGGTCGTCTGGAAGATATTTGCTCTTGGGCAAAAAAAAATGATATAATAAGTATTGTTAAGCATGAGTTCGTAACCCCTCAGTTACAACAGTCTTTTGAATTTGGAGCGGATATTGTTTATGGTGAAACAAAGTTTCTGACTGGTCAAAAGCCGATTGAAGGCGGATTAATTTTAACTAAAAATAGAAAATTGGCTGATCAAATAGATTATTTTAAAAATATAGTGCTGAACATGCTGGATCCGCAGGATTGCTGGCTTACAATACATGAACTCAAAACATTTAGTGCACGAATGAGTCGTGCTAGACAATCTGTGCAAAAAATTAGTGCTCGTCTAAAAAATCATCCTAAGATCAAAGCCGTATATTATCCTGAGTTCTCTGACCTCCCTGGCCTCCCTGAATATGAACTGATGAATCGGCACCTGGCTAGCACTGGTACGGTATTGTTTTTTGAAGTTGAAACAGCCGCGCTGGCTCAAAAAATTTTACATAAAAAATTACAATGGCTTGATTCTATACAGATTGGGTTAGGAAAACAGGATATATTCCTGCGATTATCGGTTGGAGTTGAAGATCCGGATGATCTTTTAAACGATTTGTTTGCGGCAATGGAGGGCTTGTAA
- a CDS encoding cysteine synthase translates to MKLESKTVHIGVCTDYTGAVSTPIYQSATFRHPALGQSTGFDYTRSQNPTRKILEEGIALLEEGAAGYAFASGMAAVTAVLMTYRQGDHLIVVEDCYGGTYRVVDKVFSQFGLSVTFVDGSNTAEVAQAVQANTKAIIVETPTNPLMKIVDIRAMIELAKSANAHCIVDNTFLTPYFQRPLALGADLVIHSGTKYLAGHNDLVCGLVVAREAELAEKIKYVQNSTGAILSPNDSWLLIRSMKTLALRMEKHNANAIAVAEWLVKQPSVCQVYYPGLPDHPGRSIHEKQASGYGGMLSFTVASAQKAADVLKKVQLIRFAESLGGVETLITLPAVQTHADVPVAVRERLGISDRLLRLSVGIEAAEDIITDLANALE, encoded by the coding sequence ATGAAACTAGAGTCTAAAACAGTTCATATTGGCGTCTGTACCGATTATACCGGAGCAGTTAGCACACCGATTTATCAGTCGGCAACTTTCCGGCATCCAGCCTTGGGCCAAAGTACCGGCTTTGATTATACTCGCAGTCAAAATCCGACCCGCAAAATTTTAGAAGAAGGCATTGCTCTTCTGGAAGAAGGGGCAGCCGGCTACGCTTTTGCTTCTGGAATGGCTGCTGTAACAGCCGTACTCATGACTTACCGACAAGGGGATCATCTGATTGTTGTTGAGGATTGTTATGGTGGAACCTACCGGGTTGTCGATAAGGTATTTTCGCAGTTCGGTCTTAGCGTGACGTTTGTTGATGGCAGCAACACCGCCGAAGTGGCTCAGGCCGTTCAAGCCAATACGAAAGCTATTATTGTTGAGACTCCCACCAATCCTCTTATGAAAATTGTTGATATTAGAGCAATGATCGAACTGGCCAAATCAGCGAATGCTCATTGTATTGTTGACAATACCTTTCTTACCCCTTACTTTCAGCGTCCGCTGGCCTTAGGAGCCGATTTGGTCATTCATAGTGGTACAAAATATCTGGCCGGACATAATGATTTAGTTTGTGGTCTAGTGGTGGCTCGTGAAGCTGAATTGGCGGAAAAAATAAAATATGTCCAGAATTCTACTGGGGCTATTTTAAGTCCAAATGATAGCTGGTTATTAATTCGCAGCATGAAAACCTTGGCTTTGCGGATGGAAAAACACAATGCTAACGCTATCGCTGTAGCCGAATGGCTGGTTAAGCAGCCGTCTGTCTGTCAAGTCTATTATCCTGGTTTGCCAGATCATCCGGGGAGAAGTATCCATGAAAAACAGGCTAGCGGTTATGGCGGGATGCTGTCGTTTACTGTTGCTAGTGCCCAAAAAGCAGCTGACGTTCTGAAAAAGGTACAACTCATTCGCTTTGCTGAAAGCCTGGGCGGTGTAGAAACACTCATTACTTTACCTGCAGTACAAACGCATGCGGATGTTCCGGTTGCTGTACGCGAGCGGTTGGGTATTTCTGATCGACTGTTAAGATTATCGGTTGGGATTGAAGCTGCAGAAGATATTATCACTGATTTGGCAAATGCCTTAGAATAA
- the metQ2_1 gene encoding lipoprotein: MRKITLIVIAVLTLALALAGCGNSNKAAAPAAKTVVKIGATAVPHAEILQVVKPILEKDGIDLQIVEMTDYVRPNLAVADKELDANFFQHIPYLNKFASERNLQLANVAAVHIEPMGIYSKKIKNINELASGAEVAIPNDPTNGGRALALLAKAGILTLKEGVGVNATVSDITANPKNIKVRELEAPQLPRALDDVAIAVINTNYALEAKLVPTKDALVIEQKDSPYVNILVVRKGDESRPEIQKLAKALTSDEVKKFITEKYQGAVVPAF, translated from the coding sequence TTGAGAAAAATTACATTAATCGTCATTGCAGTACTAACACTAGCATTAGCGTTAGCCGGCTGCGGTAACAGCAATAAGGCAGCTGCTCCAGCAGCTAAAACTGTTGTGAAAATTGGTGCAACAGCAGTTCCACATGCAGAAATCCTGCAAGTAGTAAAACCAATTCTAGAAAAAGACGGTATTGACTTACAAATCGTTGAAATGACTGACTATGTAAGACCAAATCTGGCAGTCGCTGACAAAGAACTGGATGCAAACTTCTTTCAGCACATTCCATATCTGAATAAATTTGCTAGTGAGCGCAACCTTCAATTGGCCAATGTAGCGGCAGTGCATATTGAGCCAATGGGCATCTATTCCAAGAAAATCAAAAATATCAATGAGCTTGCAAGTGGCGCTGAAGTCGCCATTCCTAACGATCCAACCAATGGCGGCCGCGCGTTAGCATTGTTGGCTAAAGCTGGTATCCTTACATTAAAAGAAGGCGTGGGTGTAAACGCTACTGTTAGTGATATCACAGCAAATCCTAAGAATATTAAAGTGCGTGAATTAGAAGCTCCTCAGCTGCCTCGTGCTCTTGACGATGTTGCAATCGCTGTTATCAATACCAACTATGCTTTAGAAGCTAAACTGGTACCAACTAAAGACGCACTGGTTATTGAACAAAAAGATTCTCCCTATGTAAACATTTTGGTTGTACGTAAAGGTGATGAAAGTCGTCCGGAAATTCAGAAATTAGCGAAAGCGCTGACTTCTGATGAAGTAAAAAAATTCATCACTGAGAAATATCAAGGCGCAGTAGTCCCAGCGTTCTAA
- the metI1_1 gene encoding methionine ABC transporter permease, giving the protein MSQDMIVLLVKALWETTYMVAISSLIATLAGVPLGVILVTTDKGHILENIPLNRILGSIVNAARSTPFIILMVAIIPLTRILVGTSIGTDAAIVPLSIAAIPFVGRLVETSLKEVEYGVIEAAQAMGATPWQIIVKVLIPEALPSIMLGLTITVISLIGYSAMAGAIGGGGLGDLAIRYGYQRFRADIMIATVVILIAQVQIVQSLGDYASRRLNKK; this is encoded by the coding sequence ATGTCGCAAGACATGATCGTGCTGCTGGTTAAAGCGTTATGGGAAACCACCTACATGGTAGCCATATCATCCCTGATTGCAACGCTGGCTGGGGTTCCACTGGGAGTCATTCTGGTTACGACCGACAAAGGCCACATCCTGGAGAATATTCCGTTGAATCGTATTCTCGGCAGTATTGTCAATGCTGCCCGCTCTACTCCTTTCATTATATTAATGGTAGCCATTATTCCACTCACCCGTATTTTGGTGGGTACTTCAATTGGCACAGATGCAGCCATTGTACCACTCAGTATTGCTGCTATTCCTTTTGTGGGTCGTTTAGTTGAAACTTCCTTAAAAGAGGTTGAATACGGTGTTATCGAGGCAGCCCAGGCTATGGGGGCTACACCTTGGCAAATTATTGTCAAGGTATTGATACCAGAAGCACTGCCATCCATTATGCTGGGACTGACCATTACCGTCATTAGCTTAATCGGCTATTCAGCAATGGCTGGGGCCATTGGCGGCGGTGGTTTGGGTGACTTAGCCATCCGTTATGGATATCAGCGTTTTCGGGCTGATATTATGATCGCTACGGTAGTCATACTCATTGCTCAAGTTCAAATTGTTCAATCCCTGGGTGATTATGCTTCCCGCAGATTGAACAAGAAATAA
- the metN1_1 gene encoding methionine import ATP-binding protein MetN 1 — protein sequence MIKLSQIEKVYKGSGREAVHAIKGIDLTVQRGEIYGVIGKSGAGKSTLIRCINMLERPTSGTVVIDGQDLTAMSDSQLREMRKQIGMIFQHFNLLSSRTVYDNIAFPLELVGKSKAEIEREVIPLLELVGLADKRDQYPAQLSGGQKQRVGIARALASKPKVLLCDEATSALDPQTTKSILELLKDINQKLQLTIVLITHEMQVIKEICDKVAVIENGVIIEQGTVLDIFTKPQSNTTREFISAIINHDIPAIFADTKFSPVPLPDSTLVLRISFIGHSAEEPVIAGMIRRFNVDTNIIYGNVDHIQRTPYGTLVIEVSGEQQGIQNALNYLQARNLGIEVIGYVARHDRAAG from the coding sequence ATGATTAAACTTTCGCAAATTGAAAAAGTGTATAAAGGCTCAGGCCGTGAAGCTGTTCATGCCATTAAAGGCATTGATCTGACCGTACAGCGTGGGGAAATATACGGCGTTATCGGCAAAAGCGGTGCCGGAAAAAGTACACTGATTCGTTGCATCAATATGTTGGAACGTCCTACCAGCGGTACTGTCGTGATTGATGGTCAGGATTTAACGGCCATGAGCGACAGCCAGCTGCGGGAAATGCGCAAGCAGATTGGCATGATTTTTCAACATTTCAACTTACTGTCTTCGCGTACTGTTTATGACAATATCGCTTTTCCGTTAGAACTTGTTGGCAAAAGCAAGGCCGAAATCGAGCGAGAGGTCATTCCCTTGCTAGAGCTGGTTGGCTTGGCTGATAAGCGGGATCAATATCCAGCTCAGCTCAGTGGCGGTCAAAAACAACGGGTTGGTATTGCCAGAGCTTTAGCCAGCAAGCCTAAAGTGCTGTTATGTGACGAAGCTACCTCGGCACTTGATCCGCAGACAACCAAATCCATCCTGGAATTATTAAAAGATATCAATCAAAAACTGCAGCTTACTATTGTTTTGATTACCCATGAGATGCAAGTCATCAAGGAAATCTGTGATAAGGTTGCCGTAATTGAAAATGGCGTGATCATTGAACAGGGCACAGTCTTAGATATTTTCACCAAGCCACAATCCAATACGACACGTGAATTTATCAGTGCCATCATCAATCATGATATTCCGGCCATTTTTGCTGATACTAAATTTTCGCCTGTGCCTCTGCCTGATAGTACGCTGGTACTGCGAATTTCCTTTATCGGTCATTCGGCTGAAGAACCGGTTATCGCCGGGATGATCCGCCGGTTCAATGTTGATACAAACATTATTTACGGCAATGTTGATCATATTCAACGTACGCCTTATGGCACACTCGTTATTGAAGTGTCAGGCGAACAACAGGGCATTCAAAACGCCCTGAATTATTTGCAAGCAAGAAACTTGGGAATTGAGGTGATTGGCTATGTCGCAAGACATGATCGTGCTGCTGGTTAA
- the metQ2_2 gene encoding lipoprotein — protein MNKMIKYVALSLAFVFSLSLLAGCGSQKPTVSDKPIKVGVTAGPHAEIMDVVKKAAEKDGLKIEVVEFNDYIQPNVALNQGDIAANSYQHQPFLDNQIKDRGYQIVSIAKTVIFPMGIYSKKIKNIAEVQPGATVAIPNDPTNGGRALLILEKVGLIKLKPNAGLSATAADIAENPKNLKIKELEAAQIPRSLDDVDLAAINTNFAVVAGLVPTRDSIAIEDANSPYANVIAVSTKDKENPVYQKLIKAYHSEEVKQFINDHFKGSVVATW, from the coding sequence GTGAACAAAATGATTAAGTATGTTGCGCTTTCATTAGCTTTCGTTTTCAGTTTATCCTTATTAGCTGGCTGCGGCAGCCAGAAGCCGACTGTATCTGACAAACCGATTAAAGTAGGGGTTACGGCTGGACCGCATGCTGAAATTATGGATGTTGTTAAGAAGGCAGCCGAAAAAGACGGTCTGAAAATTGAAGTGGTCGAGTTTAATGATTATATTCAGCCTAATGTTGCATTAAACCAAGGCGATATTGCGGCAAATAGCTATCAGCATCAGCCGTTCCTGGATAATCAGATCAAAGATCGTGGTTATCAAATTGTTTCAATCGCTAAGACTGTTATTTTTCCAATGGGTATTTACTCTAAAAAAATTAAAAACATTGCAGAAGTTCAACCAGGCGCCACTGTCGCCATACCAAATGACCCAACCAATGGCGGTCGTGCGCTGCTTATTCTTGAAAAAGTCGGTCTTATTAAACTTAAACCTAATGCCGGGCTGAGTGCAACGGCTGCTGATATTGCTGAGAATCCTAAGAATCTAAAAATTAAAGAACTTGAAGCAGCTCAAATACCACGTTCACTGGACGATGTTGACCTTGCAGCGATTAACACGAATTTTGCGGTGGTTGCAGGTCTGGTGCCTACGCGTGATTCGATTGCGATTGAGGATGCAAACTCACCTTATGCCAACGTCATTGCTGTTAGCACCAAAGATAAAGAAAACCCTGTTTATCAAAAGCTGATTAAAGCTTATCATTCTGAAGAAGTAAAACAATTTATCAACGATCACTTTAAGGGATCGGTTGTAGCGACCTGGTAA
- the aspB gene encoding aspartate aminotransferase, protein MRDFTSEKAKQFTESVIREMSRVAAKYKAINLAQGFPDFPAPDELKEAAAKAIYDDHNQYAITWGAKPLRDAISAKIKRDYQVEYDPEGQITVCCGATEGMIATLLATINPGDEVIIFEPFYENYGADVVLCGATPKYIQLKAPHYHFDYTELKNTFSEKTKAIIINTPNNPTGKVFTRDELEFIAGLCQEYDALAITDEIYEHITFDGIEHIPMWTLPGMAERTIAVNSVSKTYSVTGWRIGFVTASYELTQSIRKVHDFLTVGAAAPLQTAVVDAFKFEPDYYRELSDFYQERRDFLIKELENAGFACIKPAGAYYVMADITPFGYDDDIKFAQFLAQEIGVAVVPGSTFYRAEMPEGKTFIRFCFCKKFETLQAAAARLAKLKDFKKS, encoded by the coding sequence GTGAGAGATTTTACTTCAGAAAAAGCAAAACAGTTTACTGAATCGGTTATCCGGGAGATGTCCCGGGTTGCTGCGAAATATAAGGCAATTAATTTGGCACAGGGCTTTCCAGATTTCCCAGCGCCTGACGAATTAAAAGAAGCGGCCGCTAAAGCCATTTATGATGATCATAATCAGTATGCGATAACCTGGGGAGCTAAACCGCTGAGGGACGCCATTTCGGCCAAGATTAAGCGGGACTATCAAGTGGAATATGATCCTGAAGGTCAGATTACCGTTTGCTGCGGTGCTACTGAAGGGATGATCGCCACACTGTTAGCAACAATCAATCCGGGTGATGAAGTCATTATCTTCGAACCTTTCTATGAAAACTATGGTGCTGATGTTGTGCTATGCGGCGCAACGCCAAAATACATTCAGCTCAAAGCTCCTCATTATCACTTCGATTATACCGAACTTAAGAACACTTTTAGTGAAAAAACCAAAGCCATCATTATCAATACCCCGAATAATCCGACTGGAAAAGTGTTTACCCGTGACGAACTTGAATTTATTGCCGGCTTGTGTCAGGAGTATGATGCACTGGCTATTACGGATGAAATTTATGAACATATTACCTTTGATGGGATAGAGCATATCCCAATGTGGACATTGCCGGGAATGGCTGAGCGGACCATTGCGGTGAACAGTGTTTCCAAGACGTATAGTGTAACCGGCTGGCGAATTGGTTTTGTTACAGCATCTTATGAGCTTACTCAATCCATCCGTAAAGTGCATGACTTTTTGACAGTCGGAGCGGCTGCACCCTTGCAAACTGCGGTAGTGGATGCGTTTAAATTTGAGCCTGATTACTATCGCGAGTTAAGTGATTTTTATCAGGAACGCCGTGATTTCCTGATTAAGGAGTTGGAAAATGCCGGATTTGCCTGCATTAAGCCAGCCGGAGCTTATTACGTTATGGCTGATATTACACCCTTTGGTTATGATGACGATATTAAATTTGCCCAATTCCTGGCTCAGGAAATCGGCGTTGCCGTCGTTCCGGGGTCAACCTTCTACCGCGCTGAAATGCCGGAGGGTAAAACCTTTATTCGCTTTTGCTTTTGTAAAAAGTTTGAGACGCTGCAGGCCGCAGCTGCCAGACTTGCCAAATTAAAAGATTTCAAAAAAAGTTAA
- the bioB_1 gene encoding biotin synthase, with the protein MNSLDIVSLGEKVLAGHEISATEALALATAQSTDIPLIAAYANKIRERFAGQTVDMCGIISARSGMCSEDCKFCSQSVHHQTNAPVYPLLEPETILAAAKQAEAQGAKRASIVTSGKGMDNDPQFPAIITAIQAIHRETSLKICANLGTITPDQAKQLAAAGVKRYAHNIETSSRFYPEICTTHPFEERLATIKAAKAADLELCTGGIMGLGETWEDRVEMALTLRDIGVDSVPINILNPIKGTALEGVVPPTPLDCIKTFAIFRFILPAAVIRPAGGREINMRDMQGALMLAGANGLIIGNYLTFTGRNTPADFTMVEDAGLIPS; encoded by the coding sequence ATGAACTCACTTGATATTGTCTCATTAGGTGAAAAAGTTCTGGCTGGCCATGAAATTAGTGCCACTGAAGCATTGGCATTAGCAACAGCCCAGAGCACCGATATACCATTAATTGCCGCTTATGCCAATAAAATCAGAGAACGCTTTGCCGGTCAAACAGTTGATATGTGCGGCATTATCAGCGCCCGTTCCGGAATGTGCTCAGAAGACTGTAAGTTTTGTTCACAGTCTGTCCATCATCAGACCAATGCGCCAGTCTATCCATTACTGGAGCCAGAAACTATTTTGGCTGCAGCCAAGCAAGCCGAGGCGCAAGGAGCCAAACGAGCCAGCATTGTAACCAGCGGTAAAGGGATGGACAATGATCCGCAGTTTCCTGCCATCATTACCGCCATTCAGGCTATTCATAGAGAAACCAGCCTGAAAATCTGCGCTAATCTTGGTACCATTACCCCGGATCAGGCCAAACAATTAGCCGCAGCTGGCGTAAAACGCTATGCTCACAATATAGAAACCAGCAGTCGCTTCTATCCTGAAATCTGTACCACTCATCCCTTTGAAGAACGCTTGGCAACCATAAAGGCAGCCAAAGCCGCCGATTTAGAACTGTGTACTGGCGGAATCATGGGACTGGGAGAAACCTGGGAAGACAGGGTAGAGATGGCCTTGACGCTGCGCGATATCGGTGTTGATTCAGTACCCATCAATATCTTAAATCCCATTAAAGGAACGGCGTTAGAAGGTGTTGTTCCCCCCACTCCGCTAGACTGTATCAAAACTTTTGCGATTTTCCGGTTTATTTTACCCGCTGCGGTCATACGACCAGCTGGCGGCCGGGAAATCAATATGCGCGATATGCAAGGCGCCTTGATGCTTGCCGGAGCCAATGGACTCATTATTGGCAATTATCTCACCTTTACAGGCCGTAATACCCCAGCAGATTTCACTATGGTTGAGGATGCTGGTTTGATTCCTTCATAG
- the bioB_2 gene encoding biotin synthase, whose product MSYDLIFELGKKVLSGEQLTFDEALALTEIEEADIPILLGVANKVREHFTGKAVDTCQIVNARSGNCSENCKFCAQSAHHKEVQFTAYPLMTEDDILSAAKDAEQNGASRFCIVTAGCGAEGDPDFDKILKAIERIGRETTLNRCCSLGTLQEDHVKALKEAGITRYHHNLETSESFFNEICTTHTYEDRIATIKRIKAEGLQVCSGGIIGLGENWRQRIELAFTLKELDADSIPVNVLNPIKGTPLENSNRLKPMEILQTFAIFRLVLPTKIIRYAGGREHNLGELVPLGYLSGINGALIGNYLTTAGQGADRDLQTITGLGLEPIGQLNK is encoded by the coding sequence ATGAGTTATGATTTAATTTTTGAACTTGGTAAAAAAGTATTAAGCGGCGAGCAATTAACATTTGACGAAGCCTTGGCCCTTACTGAAATTGAAGAAGCCGATATTCCAATTCTACTGGGAGTGGCCAATAAAGTTAGAGAACATTTTACCGGCAAGGCTGTCGACACCTGTCAGATCGTGAATGCCCGCTCAGGCAATTGTTCAGAAAACTGTAAGTTCTGTGCCCAATCGGCTCATCATAAAGAAGTGCAGTTTACTGCCTATCCGCTGATGACTGAGGATGATATCTTGTCTGCAGCAAAAGATGCCGAGCAAAATGGGGCTTCCCGGTTTTGTATCGTAACTGCCGGCTGCGGTGCCGAAGGCGATCCTGATTTCGATAAAATCCTAAAGGCCATTGAACGTATCGGCCGTGAAACTACCCTAAACCGCTGCTGCTCACTCGGAACCTTACAAGAAGATCATGTTAAGGCTTTGAAAGAGGCTGGCATTACCCGTTATCATCACAATCTGGAAACCAGTGAAAGTTTCTTTAATGAAATTTGCACCACTCATACCTACGAAGATCGCATTGCAACAATCAAACGGATCAAAGCCGAAGGTTTGCAAGTTTGCTCAGGCGGTATTATCGGTCTAGGTGAAAACTGGCGCCAGCGTATTGAGCTAGCCTTTACTTTGAAAGAGCTTGATGCTGACTCAATTCCTGTCAATGTACTCAATCCGATTAAAGGCACACCCTTAGAAAATAGCAACCGCTTAAAGCCGATGGAAATTCTGCAAACGTTCGCGATATTCCGTCTTGTCCTGCCAACAAAAATCATTCGCTATGCTGGCGGCCGCGAACACAATTTGGGTGAATTAGTTCCACTAGGCTATCTGTCTGGGATTAACGGGGCTTTGATTGGCAATTATCTGACCACCGCCGGCCAAGGCGCTGATCGTGACCTCCAAACCATTACCGGCCTGGGTCTGGAACCTATCGGCCAGCTAAACAAATAA
- a CDS encoding putative 2-hydroxyacid dehydrogenase, with protein sequence MKKKVFISGLIPQVAYEMLSKEFEVTMHHELRLLSKEEIKAGLAGKDALLSLLSDPIDADIINASPDLKIIANYGAGFNNIDVAAASARKIPVTNTPLVSTNATADLTWGLILAISRRIVEGDKNTRAGKFTGWAPLYHLGVEVTGKTLGIIGMGNIGQAVARRAQGFEMPIIYHSRTRLSPELEKELNAEYHELDYVIRNADFLTFHLSYNPSLRHLIGAKELASMKKTAFLINAARGPVVDERALLEALRNKTIAGAGLDVYEFEPAVTPGLEELENVILCPHLGNATIETRDQMADIAARNILNVLKGERPVSCVNPQIYE encoded by the coding sequence ATGAAGAAAAAAGTATTTATTTCCGGATTAATCCCGCAGGTTGCCTATGAAATGCTTTCCAAAGAATTTGAAGTGACTATGCATCATGAGCTACGGTTATTGTCCAAAGAAGAAATCAAAGCAGGCTTAGCTGGTAAAGATGCCTTGTTGTCACTGCTGTCTGATCCTATTGACGCTGATATCATTAATGCCAGTCCAGACTTGAAGATCATTGCCAACTATGGAGCTGGCTTTAATAATATTGATGTAGCGGCTGCGAGTGCGAGAAAAATACCAGTGACCAATACGCCGCTGGTATCAACCAATGCTACTGCTGATTTAACCTGGGGATTGATTTTGGCCATTTCCCGTCGGATTGTTGAAGGCGATAAGAATACCCGTGCCGGAAAATTTACCGGCTGGGCGCCGCTGTATCACTTAGGGGTTGAAGTAACTGGTAAAACCTTGGGCATCATTGGCATGGGAAATATCGGCCAGGCTGTTGCCAGACGGGCTCAAGGGTTTGAAATGCCGATTATTTATCATTCCCGTACTCGCTTGAGTCCTGAACTAGAGAAAGAGCTTAATGCTGAATATCATGAGTTGGATTATGTCATTCGCAATGCTGACTTCTTGACCTTCCATTTGAGCTATAATCCATCTTTGCGTCATCTGATTGGTGCTAAAGAGTTAGCCAGTATGAAAAAAACGGCTTTCTTAATCAATGCAGCCCGGGGCCCGGTTGTTGATGAACGGGCGCTGTTAGAAGCATTAAGAAATAAAACCATTGCGGGTGCCGGACTTGATGTTTATGAGTTTGAGCCTGCTGTTACGCCTGGCTTGGAAGAGCTGGAGAATGTCATCCTCTGCCCGCATTTAGGCAATGCCACCATTGAAACAAGGGATCAGATGGCAGATATTGCGGCCCGCAACATTCTAAATGTGCTCAAAGGCGAGCGCCCGGTTTCCTGCGTCAACCCTCAAATTTACGAATAA
- the ywbI_3 gene encoding putative HTH-type transcriptional regulator YwbI, with translation MDIKHLKYFVEVARHKSFSKAASLNFVSQSTISKMVKDLETELGVGLLNRSSKYVELTDEGEVLFLQAEKMVELFENITNEFQSSLNFEQGKISIGLPPITGATEFAQLLGQFRKAFPRIDISLFEVGSKKVEIGIQDGSLDVGIVCSPTKNELYETIPFSKDPLQVIMHKDHRFSKESAIDFEALAADSFVLYRHDFSLYDEIINRCKLAGFTPHIILETSQRELMTQIVAANLGIALLPSKICSELHCPNIVAIALKQPIFLQMSIIWNRRRYLSHATRLWVNFVQEYLLLSQKS, from the coding sequence ATGGATATTAAACACCTGAAATATTTCGTCGAGGTAGCCCGGCATAAAAGTTTTAGTAAAGCGGCCAGTCTTAATTTTGTATCACAATCCACTATCAGTAAAATGGTGAAAGATCTGGAAACCGAGTTGGGGGTTGGACTGCTCAATCGCAGTTCAAAATATGTTGAATTGACCGATGAGGGCGAAGTCTTATTTCTTCAGGCCGAGAAGATGGTCGAGTTATTCGAAAATATTACCAATGAATTTCAAAGCAGTTTAAATTTTGAACAAGGTAAAATCAGTATCGGGCTGCCGCCGATTACTGGAGCAACCGAGTTTGCTCAGCTCTTAGGGCAGTTTAGAAAAGCATTTCCGCGAATTGATATCAGCTTATTTGAGGTTGGATCAAAAAAAGTTGAGATTGGCATTCAGGATGGGTCGCTGGATGTGGGTATTGTTTGTTCTCCCACTAAAAACGAACTCTATGAGACCATTCCATTTTCTAAAGATCCGTTGCAAGTGATTATGCATAAAGATCACCGATTTAGTAAAGAATCAGCAATAGATTTTGAAGCATTGGCTGCTGATAGTTTTGTCCTATATCGTCATGATTTCAGTCTTTATGATGAAATTATTAATCGCTGCAAGCTAGCTGGGTTTACGCCTCACATTATTCTGGAAACTTCCCAGCGCGAGCTGATGACTCAAATTGTTGCAGCAAATTTAGGGATTGCCTTGCTGCCCAGCAAAATATGTTCAGAGCTTCACTGCCCAAATATTGTGGCTATTGCGCTTAAGCAGCCTATCTTTCTGCAAATGTCTATTATTTGGAATCGGCGGCGCTATCTCTCTCACGCTACCAGGCTGTGGGTTAACTTTGTGCAGGAATATTTACTGTTGTCCCAAAAGAGTTAG